The sequence below is a genomic window from Poecile atricapillus isolate bPoeAtr1 chromosome 15, bPoeAtr1.hap1, whole genome shotgun sequence.
GAATATACCTCAGTAATTATCAGAGGAAAAAGTGTTATCCATCTAATGGCACATTTTACAGGGCTGCATCCAGGCTTCCCAAGCTCTCGCCAGTGTCCCTTTTCTCTCAGTGGCAGAGATAACGTTTAACGTGCAGGTAAAAATAAAGCTCTCCCCAAGCAGCTTCCAGGACCTCAGAAATAACAAGTCCAGCGGACTCGCACGGGGGACTCTCTGGGCAGCCCCAAGCCCCCGGCGAGGCGGCAGCAGCCGGACGGGGACGGCCGAGCTCCCTGCCCGGGACAGCCGAGCTCCCTGCCCGGGACAGCCGAGCTCCCTGCCCGGTCCGCTCTGCCCCGCTGCCCGGTTCCCCCGCCCGGTGCCGGCGGACCCCTCCGTACCGGGGCACCGTGGGGCTCCCCGCCTCGCTGCGCCTCGGGGCCGCTCGTTAACAGCGAAAAGACGGCGATTTCCTAAATCTGGGACtgatgggaaagcagcagcGCGGTGGCCGTGCGGACCCCGGGGTCCCCcgcagcgccggggccgcgctgCCCGTGCGGGATGCGTGGCAAGGGGAGCGCCCCGGGGCTGTGGGTGCGTTCCACTCGTGTCCTCCCGCACACGCGTTCGGAGCAGCGGGACCTGCGGAGAGAGCTCTGAGCGCTCCCGGGAGCGCAGCCCCGCTCCGGGCGGGATCGCGGTGCGGAGGAGGCATCGCTCGCTCCCGGGACCGCGGCGTGGGGACCGCCGGAGCCGGCCTCTCTCCGGGACTGTCGGGAgggggttctgtccctccaAATGTCCTGGGGAAACACTCGCACCAGGCATTGCCACACGAAATCAAATCCCGGCGCGCCTGTACCGCGAAAGAGCATTTGGATGAAATCTCCCTGcctggttttcttctctttcctccaACCGGCTGCCAGAGGGACCCCCTGGAATTTCTTTTTGGGCAGAAGGAGGACTTTTAGCGACTTTTGCCTCCTTGGTTCCCTGCGCGGCTGCGGCCGGCTCCGCGGAGATGCGGAGGAGCGGGACAAGCGGCTCCGGGCTGCGGGTATCGTCccggagctggggagggggaccCGCAGGGACGGCCCCACACCAGGAGATCTCCCCCGGGGACTCCTCAGTGGTGTCCCGGCTCCAGAAAGGCAGTTCCCTCTTCATCATTTTCGGGAAAGCCGATCCTGaacttttttgttcttttggcTAAATAAATAGAGGGGTGGGAGGGTGGTGCAGGGGGCTCTGAggtgcagaggaggaggagcagctccgGAGCGCTGCGGCCAGGCCGGGACCGAGGCAGCCCCGCTCCCGCGGCCGCTCCCGCATCGCCCGTCCGCTCCTTCCCGGCGTTTCCTCCTGGTGAAATGCAGCTGTTATCCTGAAAATGGACACTTGGGGTCGCACTTTCTGTCTGTTTGAGCATGGAAGCGGTGTAAAAAGAAGCCCTAATCTCCCTTAATCGTtacaaaatgttaaaaaaaaaaaaaaataaaaaatcctgttaccggaccaaaaaaaaaaaaaaaaaaaccacgaAAAAACCTTACAAACCGAATACTCTTTTACATGCAGTCACTCAGAGAACAGCAGAGGAAAGCAAACACGGTCCCCTCAGAACcgaaatgtaattttattttctcccttctctccctaATATTTGCAATTGTCTGTGTCAATGCCTTTGCTTTACTTTAGGGAGAGATTTGCTTCCTGTAACCGGGAGGATTTCCCTGGTAGTACACGAAGCGCTGACAGCCCTGTGGAGCCGGCGCTTCCCTCGCTCCCGGTTCCCGGTTGATCCCCCTGGGCGCCTCCCGCAGCCCAGCGCTCGCTCCCGGCCGGAGCCGCCGCTCGTTCCCGGCCGCTTTTCCCTGGCCGCGTTCGCACCGGGGCTCTTACATAAAGTTGAAAGGGTGGATGCTTGTGCTTGGCATGCGGGGAAAGCTCCCTGCCTTCAGATCCGCTACGGGACGGCAGCGGGCAAAAAGGGGCACTTTGTTATATTTAGAACAAAGGGACGGGCAGGACATCCCCGAGTCCCCCTCCTTTGTGGGCTGCAGAGGGCGAAAAGCACGGGAGGAAGGGAGcggagaaataaataaataaataaatccgCAAACAAACAGACGAGGAAATAAATAACTAAGTGGGGAGGCGCGGGTGCCGGAGGGGGAGCCGGGGAGAGCGCGGAGGTGCGGGCTGGGAGCGGCGGGCGCTCAGCTGGCGCTGCGGAGCTGTCacggctcggcccggccccgcccggccccgccgctgcgCTGCCATTGGcgcggccgccgccggccccggcccccgccgcgCTCTCGGCGGGCACGGCCGTATAAGAAGCCAAGGGGGGCTGCACTGTGATCACAGCTGCACAACGAGCGCTGGCGGCGGCAGCTACAGCAGAGACCTGGGCTGCGCTcgtcccccttctcctccttttttttttttttttttttttttttttccctcctccttcccctccttcctcccccttttccctccccttcgCCTGCGCTGCCAGAGCCACCGAAACTCCCGTGCagagctccgccgccgccggtAGCCCGTGCGCTGCCCCGGCGCTCGCTCGGGCTGGAAAGTTGCGGCAGGCTCCGGGCTCGGCTGCCGCGGGGAGGGGGCTCCGGACTTACAAAACCCGGCCGGGGGCACGGGCTGAGCGTTTGCACCGACCTTCTTCTTCCTGCACAGACCCGAAGGCAGcatctttgttttgttttgcttttgccCTTCCTGCTACCGCTCCTTTCTCCTTGCGGCCGGGCGCCTCGGAGCCGGGAGCTGCCGCAGCCCGCGGTGCGGGGCGAGCGCTGATACCGAGAGCCAGGAGCCAGCCAGGCGGCCCCGGGGGCCGGCTCCTCCTTGGCTTTGTTGCTCCGGACTGAAGAAGCCCCAGAAGCCGGGAGAAGGAGGCGGCggaggagggggagcagaggaaagGAAGCGAGAGGCGAAAGGCAAAGTTGGTTTGGAATAGGGGAGTGCGGCCAGCCCTCTGCCAGACTGCGCGCTGGGGTGAAGTCTCCAGCCCCCTCCGCCGGGAGAGGTGCCCGCAAGACAGCGATGGCCGGAGAGCTCAGCATCGGAGCCGAGCTGCCCACTAGCCCGCTGGCCATGGAGTACGTGAACGACTTCGACTTGATGAAGTTCGACGtgaagaaggagcccctgggcaGGAACGACCGCTCGGGCAGGCACTGCACCCGCCTGCAGCCGGCCGGCTCCGTGTCCTCCACCCCCATCAGCACCCCCTGCAGCTCCGTGCCCTCCTCGCCCAGCTTCAGCCCCACCGAGCAGAAGACCCACTTGGAGGACCTGTACTGGATGGCCAACAGCTACCAGCAGATGAACCCCGAGGCGCTGAACCTCACCCCAGAGGACGCTGTCGAAGCCCTCATTGGGTCCCACCAggtgtcccagcagctgcagggcttCGAGGGCTTCCGGGCccaccaccatcaccatcatcatcatcaccaacACCACCACCAGTATCCTGCAGTCACTCACGAAGACCTGGCCGGCAGCGGGCACCCtcaccatcaccaccatcatcaccaccaggCCTCTCCCAccccctccacctcctccagctcctcccagcagctccagaactcgcaccagcagcatcccccCTCCAGCAGCGTGGAGGACCGGTTCTCAGATGACCAGCTGGTCTCCATGTCTGTGAGGGAGCTCAACAGGCACCTCCGAGGCTTCACCAAAGATGAGGTGATCCGCCTCAAGCAGAAGAGGAGGACCTTGAAGAACAGGGGCTATGCCCAGTCCTGCAGGTATAAACGTGTCCAGCAGAAACACCACCTGGAGAACGAAAAGACGCAGCTCATTCAGCAGGTGGAACAGCTCAAGCAAGAAGTGACCCGGCTCGCCAGAGAGAGAGACGCCTACAAGCTCAAGTGTGAGAAACTTGCCAGCAATGGCTTCAGAGAGGCCGGCTCCACCAGTGACAACCCGTCTTCCCCAGAGTTCTTCATGTGAGTgcttaacaaaaataattaaaaaacaaacaaaaaccccccaccccccaaacctgaccccTGTCACCTTCCCCCCCGCTCCCACCCTCCTGTGACATCTCCATCCATCCGTCTGCTTGACTAGAGagaaaggaggagagaaaaatagagacttgatttttttttttttttttttcagcatccAGTCTTCTAGAGTAGCTGTGGGAAAAGTAGGCTGGGGGTGGGGTTGGGAGAGGTAAAGTGCAACTTTTTGACTTTGGTGTGCAAgttagagagagagagacagaggcAAAGGAGAAAAGGACAAGTGAAGCGTTTTATAGATCGCTTGCTTGCAGAGCGAGATGGACTTTAAAAaggataataataaaaaaaaggacaatGAACAAGCCATCTATAACGTACTGCCTGCTTGGAAAGAGAGAGGACATATACAGCACCATCTCATGCACAATTTACCTGCttggaaaaagagaataaatgaAAAGGACAATATATGCAAACACTTCATATATTGCCTGCTTTGAGAAATAAGTTACAGGACTCAGATGGGACATTCAAtctaagaaaagaaagaaagaaaaaataaaaactcatcAGTTTTATTGCCTGCTTGATTATATAGAAAAATACGAAaatctgcattaaaaatattaatcctGCATGCTGGACATGTATGgtaataatttctattttgtaCCATTTTCTTGTTTAACTATAGCATGTTGATCATTGATCATAgatttctgttgttgttttgtttcatcaATAAGAAAAGCATCACAAGTTATCGAACTTTTTACTGCTTGTGCAGTTTTGTTCGTtggttttgctcttgttttctttttatggtTGTTAGCTTGTAAATATCTGCTACTTCAAACCgtacaggagaaaaagacacaaaaaacaaaataacatttcagCAGGCTGGTTATACGGTTTGTTTGGTGTTAAAGAGatacttaaagaaaaaaaaaaagttatgggcattttgcattagaaaaaacccaactttgTATATCTGGTGCACTTttaagttgtattttttttttttttgttagttttcattttggtttttgtttgttggggcAGAAGCAAAAACGCCTGAATGGCATTGACAAACCTAAACTTAACAGGGAAAAACCCTCCTCGGTCACTAGAACCTACTCGATGCCTTAAAGTGGCAGCGAAGCTCTTTCCTCCAGGACAATTCCCAGCCTGAGTGGTTTGGCTTGGCCAGATAATTTCCCTTCTGATTGTACACTCAGGAAGCGAAGGACGGACGAGATATCAGttccatttaaaaaacactGCCCCTAGATTTTCGgtaaataaagagaaaaaaccaaccccaaaccctcctcGTTAAGAGTCAAGCTGCGATAGCAGCGAGGGCTCCGTGTCGCCACTGAAGTTGGGTTTCTCAATGGCAGCAGCTGATGAGTGGGCTGGGAAAGCATTTAAatctaaaactttttttaagaAGACATACTGCATACAACTTTTAAGTGTATTCTTTTGCAATGATTTGTAATCTGCTTCTCTGCTTCCCTATGCAGCGAGTGAAAGTTTTAGCCAAAATTTATTTGCAGTTGTATAGTAGTAGTAGTTTGGAGTCTTATGGgtgtttttattacttttttttttcctcctgcaggtCAGTAAAAGGATTTACGTTGCACTgacaaaaataccaaaatgaaaacttattttttagTTTCCTTTTAGGGtagctggcactgctggccgGATGCATTTTAAGTTTGTATTAGTTTATAAATTAACAGTAATAACAAGATTGTAATGAACAGCATGGTGCTTGCAGTTTTAAATATTGTGGATATTAGTCATGCATCAGAAAACGATCTTTGGTTTTTACTGATTCAACTGTGTTGAAATCAAAACATTGCAGCAGcggaaaaaaattgtttttatttcatgtaaAGTTCTGAAGGGATCAATTTCAAATCCTGCTTAtgatatgaaaaatattaaaaaacctgGTCTATTGTAGTTTTATTCAGACTGGTTTCTGTTTTTGGTTATTAAAATTGTTTCCTATTTTGCTTATTAAAATCATTGAAATGGCATTTCTTGGAGGGACCTGCTTTTCTGACCTCTCGTGTTCcgaaaacaaaaacaaaaaaagaaaaaggaaagaaaggaaaagttgtGGCCCCGTCCGTGTCCTGcccctgctgcaggggctgggttTGTGGGGGGCTGCGGCCCGGGGGGGATCGGGGCCGCTTTGCCCTCTCGGGAACGCTGCTGCTCGCAGGGTAGGAGCGCTcagcctttcctctcctctgcttgGCCCGGAGCTCGCCCGGGGCAGGGGAAGCATCGCCCCAACCCCTccgggggagcggggcggcgggagcgccTCTCCGGGCCCGGCTGTGCCGGGGAGTCCGCCCGGCGCTCCGCGGCTCcaccgggagcggcaccggccGGCCCAGGCAGCCCCGGGCTGGGAGAGCGGCGGAGCCCTGGCGACTCTTTCAATTTTCCaaatttccccctccccccgcttttttacttttttttttttctttattttttttttttcttttttccttttgcattagAAAAGGAGAGCACTTGTACAACTGTCctttccccagctcctgggggatCCGGGCCGCCCATTCGccttccctctctccatctGCACATTGTATTTATTCcgttttggggttggttttttcccccccgaAGACTCATTAGATGA
It includes:
- the MAFB gene encoding transcription factor MafB isoform X1, translating into MAGELSIGAELPTSPLAMEYVNDFDLMKFDVKKEPLGRNDRSGRHCTRLQPAGSVSSTPISTPCSSVPSSPSFSPTEQKTHLEDLYWMANSYQQMNPEALNLTPEDAVEALIGSHQVSQQLQGFEGFRAHHHHHHHHHQHHHQYPAVTHEDLAGSGHPHHHHHHHHQASPTPSTSSSSSQQLQNSHQQHPPSSSVEDRFSDDQLVSMSVRELNRHLRGFTKDEVIRLKQKRRTLKNRGYAQSCRYKRVQQKHHLENEKTQLIQQVEQLKQEVTRLARERDAYKLKCEKLASNGFREAGSTSDNPSSPEFFIIQSSRVAVGKVGWGWGWER
- the MAFB gene encoding transcription factor MafB isoform X2, producing MAGELSIGAELPTSPLAMEYVNDFDLMKFDVKKEPLGRNDRSGRHCTRLQPAGSVSSTPISTPCSSVPSSPSFSPTEQKTHLEDLYWMANSYQQMNPEALNLTPEDAVEALIGSHQVSQQLQGFEGFRAHHHHHHHHHQHHHQYPAVTHEDLAGSGHPHHHHHHHHQASPTPSTSSSSSQQLQNSHQQHPPSSSVEDRFSDDQLVSMSVRELNRHLRGFTKDEVIRLKQKRRTLKNRGYAQSCRYKRVQQKHHLENEKTQLIQQVEQLKQEVTRLARERDAYKLKCEKLASNGFREAGSTSDNPSSPEFFMSVKGFTLH